The Coccidioides posadasii str. Silveira chromosome 2, complete sequence genomic interval TAGCAAGACCTAGCCATTCATGCTAGCCATGCATCTGCATTTACAAGGTATAAGAAGCTGTAACCGAAACATGCTGAATTCAGTTTTTGGACGCTGGCTAAAATCAACTCCCGACTGCCAAACGAGCGGGGCGGGCAATGATGTAATGGTTGACAGCTTCTTGATGAAGGATCAACGCTGCCAAGCCTTCAGGGGACCAAGCAGGCAAAAATACGGGGAGATTCTCCCACGAGCTTTTGACATCAGGATAATAGCTACAGGCGGCTTGAAGATTTGCTTATGGTCTGTCATAGTTATACATTACTAGGAACAGGAGGAGTTGGATAGAGAAAGGAAAGGTAGAGCGCCATGTCCTCGCCAAAGTAATTCCATCGAACCAGACATCATCAACAGATTAAAAAAACAAACACCTTTGATCAAAGCAGCCGATAGCAATTAGtataaaagataaagaggTTTGCGTATATGGATATCGCAGGGGGCATAAAGGCATCGAGGTGATTTGCAGAATAAGGGAGATAAACCGAGAGATCCACCAGCATTCTAAACTTGCGGTCGTACAACTGACTAAGAGGGCGGAGAAAAACAATAAAAAGGAGAATCGTAGCCTGTCAATAGTCATAAAAAAATCCCAAAGATGGGAGCATCTTTTACGGGGAGAAATTAAACGAGAACGGAAAACAGAGGAATCGAACCAGAGAAAAAAGGTAAGTAGGAAAAGGGAGACACAAAGCCTGCCAACTCCGTAAACAAACCATCATTATGTGTAGGCAAAAGCCGAACCAGCAAGATAAGCCATAACTTGGGGGTCAAAGGCGAATGTAGGATATCGGAGAAGTGGCTTCGATGAGGAAAGGCTGCCGCTGTTATTGCCTCGAAGGGTAAAGGTGGTGCAGCTCGTTGACGGGCCCATATAGCTCTTCTGGATCCTCAAATACTCTCCACACCGTTCGAGGAACTTTCTCAAACGCTTTGTCAAACCTCTCCGGgctgtttttctcttccataTTGGGCAAGCCCATCACCTTCCTGATGAATATAGCTTTGATCCATGGACCGTGTTTCTCATACATCTCTGCATATGCCTCCGGATCGCTCTGGGTCGAATCTCCAATACACAAGATCTTTCTTTTTGGAAACCAGCGCTGAACCTTTTGCATGCGGTGGGTTTTGTATTCTTGTGTCGCCTGCGTGAATGATTTCAGTAAGCCTGCTAGAGACTGCCACGAGTTTTCACGCAGTATCATGGTGCCCGGCGGATAGTTCTGCTCAAGGAACGAGCGCAGGAACGGATAGAGGTTATAGGGAGATGCGGATAGATAGAACCATGTTGGCTGGAGCTGATTTTGGACGTGAACATAAAGCTGAGGCATGCCACGTACGGATTTCGGTTCTTCCGCAAAGGTGGTTCGGAGAATCCCAATCGCGTCTGGGGTCATGGTGTATTTGATGGTGTCGTCAATATCGGAAACAACCAGCCAGCCCTCTGGGGCCGCAAAGGTGGTGCTCATCGTTACGGGTTGAGGCCAGTTGCTCAGTGACGACGATATGACAGTGCCATCTTTGATAAATTGGTAGGATCCTATACGGATTGCGTGTGATATGATACCGTGTGGGTTGGAAGGATTGAGTTTATACTTATTCCCATCGGCGGGCGTGAGGGCGACATCTAGTTCTACGAATCGAGCGGGCGCAACTTCGCTAACAAACGGTTGAAGTCGTTCTGCTATCCGTTGACGGACCACGGGGTCTTCGCCAGCTTTTCCGTCCAAGCCAACCAGGTCGGCGATGAGAGCGATCAGTTTCCCTAGATCCTGACGGCTATGCTTTTCAAATATCGCAGCTACCACCTCGGTTTGCCATGTGTCAGGATGATCCAGGCGGGTCTGCGTTCGAGGCTGGAAGGCCGTACTGTTGAAAAGCCAGACGGTATGATGTCGAGGGTCCGCACGAGCCACCTTTGGGTGTGCCCAACCCAAGAAGGAGACGAGGTATTCTACCCATGAAATCAGGCATGATTTCTGAGAATGGAGTGAGTGAACAGAAAGCTGACTCTCAACCCGGTGAAAATTGCCCCTAGCACGACCGCGCCTCTCGTCGCTGGTCTCACACAACTGGCTTTCCATGCTCATAGAGGAGTTTGGCAACGGGTCTTTCGCCATCCTCGACGAATACTTTGGGTATCGCAGCGCTCGAGGGAGAGAACCAAGAGATAGCAAGGTCAAACCAGAGAATTTGAGGTTGcaggagagaaagaaggcAAAAGAGAAAAGTAGGAAAACAACCCAGCGAGCGGGTAGGTACAAGCTGTGGCCGAGCTTGCCAGGCAGGAGCCTTATGAAGGCTGACTCACAGCGACGCAGTCAGGCAGAAGgacaaagagcagcaagGATGAGAGAGAAAGGCAGAATGGAAAATGACTGGTTCTCATGACAGAATTCGCAGAGAGGATTCTGTCCTCGGCGTCCGCTGACAGTAAAGCAGAGCCATCAGGAGAGAGCCCGAGTGACTGCAGTCACTCGGCTGATTCTCCAGTAGCGAGGCAAACAACGTGGCTCAGGCAACATGAAACCCGGGCTAACTTAGTTTAACGTCCCCGCCGATGCGATTTGCAAAGCCTGTTATTTGCTGCTCGTGCGCGAGGCGGGAAGGTTTACGGGGAGGTCGGGGTTGGATCACCTGGGGACGTTCGAGGACGGTGATTCGCGGCATGTCTCGCATCTGGCTGCATCACGGCGCTTAACTCGAGCGGCCTCCAGTCGTTGCTTGGCCCTCTCGTTGAAAGCGGTTGAGTGCCTGTGACCAGCCTGGCCCGCGGCGTGTCATATGTAGGCAAGTAACCAACTATTCTTGGCATCATGCTAATTTTGGCGGTTCTGCTGCAGGCTGCACGTTCACCACCAGACCGCCAGTCGAGCCCAGGCCAACCCTGACAGGAGGACAATAGAAGTCGATCCCGCTAAGAGAGCCCGGGCGTGGGATTGCTGGAGGGCATGTCTGCGCCACGCTGCGCCGATATGCACCTTCAAGCTGCTGACTATGGCCAGAACCCCTGGGAGATGCGTAATACCTCTACAGATCGATCCTAGAGGAGAATCTCTGGTTACAGAGACTTGACACACCTTCAGTAACGGCtttattctttatttcttaGCGTGACTGTATGAGTAATATTGATCATGTTGCAGAAAGAACACATCAACCAAAGTTTAACCGTCATGGAAGCAAACGTGTGTCTCGGTGTCCTTGGGGGCAAAATTACATTCGAAAAGTATTATAATGATCGACGGGTGAATTGAAGACGACCAGCTCGAGACAACACCAGGGCAGCTAAAACCCACCTACAGACCCAATCTACCGCTCGCGTTTAACCAAGGATATGCATCGAAGTTAGGAAATATGAACAAACACATGAACTCTTCTATGTGACCGTCGACCGTCGCTGCTTGCCTTCACGATTATGGGATAACAGATGTCCGGCACGGCTTGCCTCGACCGATGTAATGGGTCCGCGAGAACCAGCGGCTGTCACCGCGCTGGGAGTACGCGGAATGTTCCCCAGCTGCCGCTTCGATTTCTCTCCACTCCTCCCGCTGCAACGGCCTGGCGAGGGTAGTTCTTTTTCAACTCGATGGGCCGCTGGGGATGCTGGAAACAGCGAAGGTCCCATATTCAACAGTTGAGTTACTTTCGAGTTCAAAATGCTAATCTGAGCATCTTTCTCCTTGATCTCCTGCCGGAGCTGCTCTTTTAACGTCCTAGATTCCGCCTTGTAAGATTGAAGCTTTCGATCTCTGTGTGCTATCTGGGCCACAAGGTCTGCCGCATGAGCTTGTAGCTTCTGGATCTGCAGTGATTGTGAAGCTTTCGTCGCATCATCCGCCGGAGTGTTTAGGACGCGCTGCTTCTGCTCATTGACGAGCTGGAAAACCTTGTGCAGGGAACAGTTTTGAGAAGAGTCTCTACGCTCGTTCACTCCGGTCCCGTGACGTTCAGAGATGAAGTCACATAAAATAGCCATCCGCGTCTCATGAAGTTCCAATAGGCTACAAATCTCGTTTTTTTGTTGATCTAGTTGAAGCTCGTATTCAGATTTCATGCGATCGATGCGATCCTGTGTGCAGACCCCCTAAAATGATGTGCTCCGTCAAAAGAGGGACAAATTGTAGGCGAACAAGAACAGGCCGACATCCAACGGCTTCAAACGAGACAGAGAGAGCCTTACCGATTTTCCTGATGAGCTAGGTCGAGACTCATTTCCTGACAGAGACTTATCTTGCTGAGCATGCTTCAACTCTAGGGCCTGTCTGCCGTTGTGCATAGATGCACTCGGACGGCCATACTCGAATGCAAGCCCAGCAGGCTGATCTGGAAGGGTCGACTTCGAAGTCAAGTTTAAAGGAGACTCCAAATGGCTGCCGACTGCATGCTCAAATGATTGTCTCTGTGGTGTTGATGGGGTATGTAGCTCCACGCTCCTAGGCCCATGTGCAGAGCCCGGCAGCTCCGCCATGGGAAAACATCGCTTAGGAGGAGGCGAGGGATTCAATGTTGACGTCGATTGCAGCCACGGATGCACTGAGCGGTCAAACTCTGACTTCAAGAAAGAACGAAGGCCCGATTCTCGTTCTATGCATCTGGGATTTGCGCATCCAGTACCAGTATGTGGCGTTTCCGGAGTAGTTGGCCATTGGGAATCCGCATGTATTACTCTTGACGTGGGAGTAGCACTTGTCAAGATCACGTTCCCGTTTCCAACTGAGATATTTATCGGAGGtggccttttctttctcatctTGGAAAACGTAGATTTACCACTGAAAGAACCGAAGTGGTCACCATTTACGTGGTCTGTATGACCGATATTTTCACGCAAGGATGGGTTAGATCGAGTTTTGAATCTTGACTttggggaaaagaaagaggTCATCGAGTTTGGGAACGGAATCGTAGATGATATGAGAAAGGCATAGGCTGAAGGAATTGAGAAAGGGATGAAGAGGCTGGCGGAGAAAAAGGACAAACAAACGACAATAAAATCAATTTTGTCACAGGGGATCTAATACGACACGATAGAATATTTTTCTGAGGGATACCAGGGCGACGCATAATGGAGCACATCAAACATGATCTTCGACATGCACAGTTCAACCCTAGCAAAGGGCAGATATCTCTGAGAGAGCAGCTCAGGATTCCCCCAACTCAACGATTCGCCGAACATTCTTGACGAACCCATCAAAACCTTGGGGAAAATCATGGGCGCTACAAATTCTCACGAGCTTACTCGCTAGCCAATTCTTTCGACGCCAACCTCCCATCAAAGAGCAACCTTGGCCAGACAGGGAAGGGTCTTGAAAGTTTGGCTCTCCCTCTCTCAGAGCTGTCGTATCGAGTGTGCAGAGTTGGTGGCGAGCGGTCCTCTGGTTGGTCAATGGCTGATACGGACAATGACAACTCATCGCTGGCTGTGTTGGACCCCCAAACGCTGGGGGAGAAGGACCAAAAACTTCTCAGGAACCCGCTCTCGTTTCCCATGCCGCCGTGGCATGATTTCTCGCCGCTTTGCTACCAAACGCTGGGTCGGGTTCTAGAAGACTAGTCCGCATCTGGACTAGTGCATATGCATCTCAATCTCGCTTTTCGTCCAACGGCTTCTCCAGCGTTTGCAGCAGCCTCGATCCCGGCGGCAACAGAAGCATTTCTATTCCCTGCagaactactccgtaccggCGGTATGGTTCGCTGTGGTCCCTGCTGCTTGCTATTGTTTTTGAATCTTGCCTGCTATTGTTCTGATATATCCCCTGGCCTGGCTGGATCTTCCCAACTCCCGAAAGTAAACCTTTTCCCTTGCCTCAACAAGAGACTGTGAGACGTTGCTTGGAGGTAAAACGGGAAAAGGGTCCAAGGAGACGACTAATGGCATCTGGGCGCATAAATTTCAAAAGCAATTATGACCAGGCCAGTGGGCAAATGTTTACAGAGTTCGTAGTGCCTGCCAGGATGATTACGGATGCATCATGCTCCAAAGGTGCAGCTTGGGTCCATGATTCTCCTTTCTTACCACCAAGTACGATAATATGCCCTGAAGTGGGTGCCAATTCTCTAAAAGTTTGTGCTATGCGGCAATTTCTGTCCGACCAGCGCTGCTTAACTGTGGACCATTTCAACCCGATTCCCCCGACGCTTGCGGCCGATCTATTAAGATTTCTAAAGCAGAGGTTCGTGAGACACCACCGAAACCCGAGTTCTCGATAATGACAAGCGAATATAGCAAATTGTTGACCCTACACTTGTGGAAAATATTCGCTACCACTCATCCGCAGGAGTTAGTAAAGGAAGACAGCGCCTATAGATTCAAGCCACTGCTCATACAAATGCCAATGCGCAAGTATTTCAGCTTAATAACATCTGATTCTTTCTGTTGGCAAACGGTCATGTCCATTTCCATTGACGCTGTGGACCTTGGTGAGCTAGTTGATATTTCCAGGATCTCCAACCTTGTCTATTTGAGAATAACGGGGTCCCGGCGAAGGCGGCAGTGGCCCCAAAACACCTTCGTGAATGATCGAGTGATCAAAACCTGGAGTGAAGCCGCGTGTGCGGGCAAAGCGTTCAAATATCTTCGTGGTTTGATCTTAGATTCTTCATGTGATCTCACAATCAATGCCTTTCCTTATCTGGACCGCTTTCCCGCCTTGTCTTTGCTTGTCCTGGAGGGACGCCTACGGGTTGAAGGCAAGGGCCTTCTAGAAGCTGGAGATCGCCATGGCTGGCAAGCGAGCACATTGCCTCATGGTGAATTCTCCTTTGAAGATTTCAAAGCATCGTGTACCAACGGGGAGGAGCGACAGAAACCATCGATCTACTCTAAAAACGATCTGTCTCTTCCGACATTACATTTTCAAATAGGCTGTTCTGGTGACAGCCTTAATGAAGTGACAATGATATATCATTTTCGCAGAGAGCCAAAAATTACTGATCCCAAGTTGGGATCTTCCAAGAAGGTTGCTAGATTGACGAGAACAGATAAATTTCCGGGAATAAGCAAACCCAGGCGGCCGCTCAAGGTCAAGGCTTCCAAAGGAAAAGATATAAGTGGCTTGCTCGCGGATTTCGGATAGGATACCTGCTTTCTTCTGATCGGTACACCTGCTTTTCATTCCATTATATTTCAGGTACATTAGTCTCAGCAGCGGGCTTAACAGGTGTTTATTTGAAGTCCTCCCAGAGATGAGGGTTTTGAGGAAGCTGGGGAAAACTTCAAGGTCGCCTTTTTCACTGAAAAAATCACTCCTTAGGTAGCGTTATATCGTGTATGGCCTGTCTGGACAGCATGTCAATTTAAGGCTGCCCTTTGACATGCTTGCCTGATTTCGACAAGGCTCGGGGACCGATCTTGAATATTAATGTATGTCGGGGATGCATGTAGATATCGCTCCCATTTTTGATGCATTCCAATTGTATGTCCAGTTGGACCCTTAATAATAATGAAAAATGTTAATTTATAATAATACTATATGCTCCTATAGGCCTAGTTTGACAATTGGAGTCTGGCTAGGTTGAATGGACAAATGATGTCTATAAAAAGCTTTGGTAGGTTTTGGTTGGCAAAAATCTAAAATCGAATTGGTAAATCAAGTTTTGTTCAAAAGCAGTACTCAGCGGCTTCTTTGGATCAAattttgtactccgtacttccgTGCTGTTAAGTGAAAGAATCAACAATCTCTTTTTGTCCTAACTGACCGATGATGTTGATGATGCCCCACTCGGTGATGTCGGAGAGGTGAGTAGTTAACGCTAAGACAGCGCCAACTTCCCCCCCTCCTGCTCTCGATCAGGTTCACTACATGCCAATCTCATAGCTGGACTGGTCCTGATCTATTCACTACCCTTGGTTGTGTGCATGTTcgtctttttttcccccaatCTGAGCGTTTCTATCTACCGAATCCCCCTTGTGTCGATCCGTGTCATAGCTTCCTCTCCCTATACTGATGAGCTAGCACATCATGGCAGATAAACGCAAGTCCACAGCATCAGACACGTATAAAGACTCTGCTATCTCCTCTCCTCGTTCAAGCTTTGATTCCCGATCTCCGTCCACATCTCATTTTCGCATCAATTCCctttctggagcttctccACACCGCCATAGCCTCTCAGAATCGTTTCGCATTATGCCACCTTCACCGCGCGCGCGTCGGCCGTCCGTAACGCAGGCTGCTTTACAGAGTCTCATTGACAATCCTCCGGCCCATAATGGTGCGGACCCAGCTTTTTCAGGGCGAAACTGGACGCAGATATCCGTTGAGGAGCTGGTGAATCCGGAGGATTGTCATTTTGTGGAGGCGGATATGACGATTGAGGATGCTACGAATGTACGCTGCATGTGGACGaagattttcttttctatgatttctctctctccctcagGCCGATGCTAATTTGTTGTCTCGCTGTTCTAGCGGCTGATCGAATGCGAAGCGCCCTCGCTCCTAATTCGAGAATCCGCAGAGCAAAATTCAGCTATCGGAACATTCGATTATGCAGATCTCAACGCTTATCTGCTGCTAGTGGTTGGCATAACCAAACCAGATGACGAGCATGCTGCATCGCTTGAAGAACTTGGGAGGAAAGCTAGAACAGGGGAGAGAATTCTATTAAGAGAAGTCAAGAACTTAAGGCCGAAGGAGCCCCTGACGACGCTACCGTCAAACGTGAGCTTAACAAAAGCTGTAGAGGCGTTTGGTGGAGGTGTACATAGCGTGGTCGTGGTGAAAGAGAATTCTTCTGAGGTCCTGGGTTCCTTCAATCAATGGAGACTTGTGAAATTCCTATGGGAGAATGCCAGGAGTTTCCCCGTCATAGAGCAGCTGTATCCGCAATATTTGCGAGAATTAGGTCTTGGTTCTCAGGATGTCATATCTATCAAGTGAGTCTCTTCAATGCTCCGAATTTGGTCGTTATGGATAAGAGCTGACCCGCTCAATAGTGGAGATCGACCGTTATGCAATGCATTAGAGCTCATGAATAATGAGGGTGTGTCATCTGTTGCGGTTGTTGATAATCAATTTAACGTGGTCGGCAATATCTCGGTGGTAGATGTCAAAGTCGGTCTCATGAATTCCCCTTTTTGCCAATAGCACACATTTTGACAGTCGTACAGCTTCTAACGCAGTCTACGTCGCTCCCTCTGCTTCGCGATACTTGCATCCACTTTATCTCCGTTATCTTATCGACACGAGGCTTAAACGAAGGAAAGGATTCGTTCCCAGTTTTTCACGTAAACCCTCAGTCGACTTTGGCACACACCGTCGCCAAGCTGGTCGCTACTCGGTCCCACAGGTATGTCTATCATGTCTCGCCAGACTTTGGTCTGTCTTGCGAGTAAATTCTTGATGCTGATGTTGCAACAGAATGTGGGTCACTGATCCTCAATCTCCCTCGTCTTCAGGCCCATCAACTCCTGCACACTCCTCCGTTCACGTACCTCTCTCTAATCAGAACAATATTGTTTCCGGATCTACGGCGGGCAGCACAATTGGAGCTCAAGTATCTTCCCCCAGATTACACTCCACTTCAAGCAGTCCATCGTCTCCACCTCTCCCACAGTCCGCTCTGCCCCATCATCCCACCCCTATAGCCCCCTCCCAGAGTTCACCAGGCATATACCCCGCGTCCCTATCCTCGGCAATACCTGCCTCAGCTCTTCCAGGTGCTCGGCTCTCAGGCCGCCTTGTCGGGGTGGTCAGTCTAACGGACATTCTGAATCTGTACGCCCGGGCCAGTGGGCTTAAACCAGCAGATCCGAGCGATATCCGCAGCCGGCGGCGACGAAGCAGTAGCTGCAGCGTTGGAGTACGGAAGAGTGGGGATATCGGTAGAGAGATCTGGAATCGCACCGGCTTCTGACCGGATAAGGACGTCGGATCAGGCGAAGGCACCCTTTCCTTAAGTGTTGACGAATTTGCCACCACCCTTTCTTTTGGTTCACCCAAGCCCAAGTTATCCGGCCAACCAGTTGCCCTAATTGCGTAGCCTGCTAACTTGGCACCGGAACCTTTGCTTGAAAGATGGGTTTACCTTTGCACCACTTTGAACCCGTACCGTTAGAATTTGGGATCTGGATTGCTCTCCACTTTTGTTATTTTTCGAAGTTTGCTGAGACCAGCGTTCTCATTGGGGCTTTTTTCATCGAGCAATTTTTTCCGCTTCAGATGCGTGAGATTACGAATCActttgtcctttttttttttttttttttttttttttttgctttttctccCATGCTTAACATGGCCAGTATTCTGGCTGTAGTGGGCGTCCTGGGCTTGAGCCACTGTTATCTTTCGTGCCATGTTCGGGTTTATCCCCCGTTATGGTCATATAGCTTCTGAGCATTAAAATCTGCATTCCGGTGCCCGAAGTTAAATTAAGATCTCAtgcggagtactctgtaagAGGCATCAAATAACCCCGGTCTCCTCCGTGCCCACCAGCGAAGCACGAAGCAAGCCTCCAGTCTCCACATCTGGCTGGATCGACCGCGGAGCTACCCGGCGCACAGACGATCGTGACCTCCGAAAAACGACGGAAAGGAAACGCCATACCCACCATCCTGACTAAGGGAGCTCTCTGCTAGTTAACTAAACTTTCTCTGCTCTAGATGTGGCTGTGCGGTACCGAAATAGGTTGCCCTCGTCGACCCAGGTTCACGCGAGGCAGACAACCCAAGGTTCTCTGCACATTTCTTCTCTACTAGGGGTGTTGATCCGATCGTGGCTATCTGCAGCCGCATTGTTACGAGTCAACAGCTTGTGTCTCCTGCATCCTGGAGCCTTCTAGACCTCCCACGTAGCGCCAGTTACCAAGTCGAGTGTGGATTCGGCTTGCACGGACGCTCAGATCCCGAGGACAGGTTTGTGAGACCACTGTTGTGATTGATATCCGATGAAATGCTCTCAGGCCTCTCAACCGACTAGGCGATACTATTCCAGGACGAAGAATATGTACGATTGCTCTTGCCTGCCGCTGAAAGCTTCCCGGGATCATGGCACCTGCGTCTCATCGTCGTATCCGATCACCCAGAGCATATGTGCTTAACCGCATCCCTGCCACGCCGGTTTGGTCTAGGGCTGAATGGGAAGGTATTGGGAAACGTTTTGCATCATCTCCTCTAAGCATGCAACGATCCGAAGATTTGACCAAATCCCCAGTGCCCGGTAGAACTTCCGAACCGTCTTGGAAGATGCTGTGGCAATAGAATAGCACTCAAGTACAGTGATTGAAAGGAAAACCATCGTGAGAAGGAGTCGTTGGGGCATGGGGGGATAATAGCAAGGGGCCACCACATCAATTCTTTGCGCCATTAATGCACTCATCGGATTtggaggagaaaaaaaaaaaaaaaaaaggaaaaaagaaaataaaaaggagATTGGCTAAAGTCTAGAAGAGACGCCATAAAATGCTTTGACAAGTGAGAGAAGTTGCAGTATTTGCCGAgggctgtacggagtaccatTGACAGACCACTTAAAAAGATTGAAGGTGCTCGTATTGAATAGTCCATCAGCCGCACATAACCTTCTTTGGCACCTCTTGCACGGTATGCCCTCATACCCGGAGAGGCGTAGAAAGTGAAAGGTCTAATTCGTTGCGCCGGGCGGCGCGACCATCGATTGAAATCATTGATCCCGGGAAGTGAGACCTATTCACAACGACTGGACCGATGGGAGGGGAGGAAAACGAAGTTTCCCGTCTTGGTGGCCGAGTGTCAAGTGGGAAGACACAGGTTTTTAATTCAGTCAGCCATTTTAGCCTTAAAGTTATCGAGCTTCGTATCATCATGTTTTCCATATGTTATTCGCCTGTTTGACCAAGGCGGAGGAGCAATTCTGTCGGAAGAACGTTAGGTGCAGCGGCTTGAGGCGGGGGATCTCAAACAAAGAAACCTTGAaatcaaaagccaaaagAACGCCTGTTCAGCCGCCAAAGGCCGACCTGAGCGAGATAAGCAAGGAGAGTCGCACCTCGACAGTCTAGAAAGGATTAAACTTTTGAAGAAGGGTAGTTGCTCCGTACTTTGATAGGCAAACGGCCAACTCCGCCCGAAGCAAAACACATCAGTGGCACGGAAGAAAGACCCGATTAAT includes:
- a CDS encoding uncharacterized protein (EggNog:ENOG410PT2B~COG:S~BUSCO:10242at33183), which translates into the protein MASGRINFKSNYDQASGQMFTEFVVPARMITDASCSKGAAWVHDSPFLPPSTIICPEVGANSLKVCAMRQFLSDQRCLTVDHFNPIPPTLAADLLRFLKQSKLLTLHLWKIFATTHPQELVKEDSAYRFKPLLIQMPMRKYFSLITSDSFCWQTVMSISIDAVDLGELVDISRISNLVYLRITGSRRRRQWPQNTFVNDRVIKTWSEAACAGKAFKYLRGLILDSSCDLTINAFPYLDRFPALSLLVLEGRLRVEGKGLLEAGDRHGWQASTLPHGEFSFEDFKASCTNGEERQKPSIYSKNDLSLPTLHFQIGCSGDSLNEVTMIYHFRREPKITDPKLGSSKKVARLTRTDKFPGISKPRRPLKVKASKGKDISGLLADFG
- a CDS encoding uncharacterized protein (EggNog:ENOG410PIZ1~COG:S~BUSCO:6820at33183), which codes for MAKDPLPNSSMSMESQLCETSDERRGRARGNFHRVEKYLVSFLGWAHPKVARADPRHHTVWLFNSTAFQPRTQTRLDHPDTWQTEVVAAIFEKHSRQDLGKLIALIADLVGLDGKAGEDPVVRQRIAERLQPFVSEVAPARFVELDVALTPADGNKYKLNPSNPHGIISHAIRIGSYQFIKDGTVISSSLSNWPQPVTMSTTFAAPEGWLVVSDIDDTIKYTMTPDAIGILRTTFAEEPKSVRGMPQLYVHVQNQLQPTWFYLSASPYNLYPFLRSFLEQNYPPGTMILRENSWQSLAGLLKSFTQATQEYKTHRMQKVQRWFPKRKILCIGDSTQSDPEAYAEMYEKHGPWIKAIFIRKVMGLPNMEEKNSPERFDKAFEKVPRTVWRVFEDPEELYGPVNELHHLYPSRQ
- the SDS23_1 gene encoding cell separation during budding, variant 2 (EggNog:ENOG410PITU~COG:C~BUSCO:7390at33183), which gives rise to MADKRKSTASDTYKDSAISSPRSSFDSRSPSTSHFRINSLSGASPHRHSLSESFRIMPPSPRARRPSVTQAALQSLIDNPPAHNGADPAFSGRNWTQISVEELVNPEDCHFVEADMTIEDATNRLIECEAPSLLIRESAEQNSAIGTFDYADLNAYLLLVVGITKPDDEHAASLEELGRKARTGERILLREVKNLRPKEPLTTLPSNVSLTKAVEAFGGGVHSVVVVKENSSEVLGSFNQWRLVKFLWENARSFPVIEQLYPQYLRELGLGSQDVISINGDRPLCNALELMNNEGVSSVAVVDNQFNVVGNISVVDVKLLTQSTSLPLLRDTCIHFISVILSTRGLNEGKDSFPVFHVNPQSTLAHTVAKLVATRSHRMWVTDPQSPSSSGPSTPAHSSVHVPLSNQNNIVSGSTAGSTIGAQVSSPRLHSTSSSPSSPPLPQSALPHHPTPIAPSQSSPGIYPASLSSAIPASALPGARLSGRLVGVVSLTDILNLYARASGLKPADPSDIRSRRRRSSSCSVGVRKSGDIGREIWNRTGF
- the SDS23_1 gene encoding cell separation during budding (EggNog:ENOG410PITU~COG:C~BUSCO:7390at33183) gives rise to the protein MPPSPRARRPSVTQAALQSLIDNPPAHNGADPAFSGRNWTQISVEELVNPEDCHFVEADMTIEDATNRLIECEAPSLLIRESAEQNSAIGTFDYADLNAYLLLVVGITKPDDEHAASLEELGRKARTGERILLREVKNLRPKEPLTTLPSNVSLTKAVEAFGGGVHSVVVVKENSSEVLGSFNQWRLVKFLWENARSFPVIEQLYPQYLRELGLGSQDVISINGDRPLCNALELMNNEGVSSVAVVDNQFNVVGNISVVDVKLLTQSTSLPLLRDTCIHFISVILSTRGLNEGKDSFPVFHVNPQSTLAHTVAKLVATRSHRMWVTDPQSPSSSGPSTPAHSSVHVPLSNQNNIVSGSTAGSTIGAQVSSPRLHSTSSSPSSPPLPQSALPHHPTPIAPSQSSPGIYPASLSSAIPASALPGARLSGRLVGVVSLTDILNLYARASGLKPADPSDIRSRRRRSSSCSVGVRKSGDIGREIWNRTGF
- a CDS encoding uncharacterized protein (EggNog:ENOG410Q5CJ), translated to MTSFFSPKSRFKTRSNPSLRENIGHTDHVNGDHFGSFSGKSTFSKMRKKRPPPINISVGNGNVILTSATPTSRVIHADSQWPTTPETPHTGTGCANPRCIERESGLRSFLKSEFDRSVHPWLQSTSTLNPSPPPKRCFPMAELPGSAHGPRSVELHTPSTPQRQSFEHAVGSHLESPLNLTSKSTLPDQPAGLAFEYGRPSASMHNGRQALELKHAQQDKSLSGNESRPSSSGKSGVCTQDRIDRMKSEYELQLDQQKNEICSLLELHETRMAILCDFISERHGTGVNERRDSSQNCSLHKVFQLVNEQKQRVLNTPADDATKASQSLQIQKLQAHAADLVAQIAHRDRKLQSYKAESRTLKEQLRQEIKEKDAQISILNSKVTQLLNMGPSLFPASPAAHRVEKELPSPGRCSGRSGEKSKRQLGNIPRTPSAVTAAGSRGPITSVEASRAGHLLSHNREGKQRRSTVT